A genomic window from Pungitius pungitius chromosome 12, fPunPun2.1, whole genome shotgun sequence includes:
- the cbx2 gene encoding LOW QUALITY PROTEIN: chromobox protein homolog 2 (The sequence of the model RefSeq protein was modified relative to this genomic sequence to represent the inferred CDS: deleted 2 bases in 2 codons) produces the protein MEELSAVGEQVFDAECILNKRLKKGKLEFLVKWRGWSSKHNSWEPQENILDPRLLAAFNRKEQEKELLILKKGKRPRGRPRKILENVPDAPKSSTSSSGSSSSSDSSSSCSSDSSSSDEDDEDDDHVALAPPGVRTRDLHPVPQKKAQILVAKPDLSKKRSRRPPSPEAKELQQGRGPRKGPRDVDLPGAIKKPVHPAGFTFMGFHRGAPRDAASAGPTRSSPGLGGSVKNCVRSVQPAPLSLSRPVPSRSLGEGRLPVSGGTDSDPKASAGQSKGVAALNLNTSKHLVQGAAHHTPTPPHGQKRPPAPGGKVAPALPPNTAAVGQGPPPQPLNLQGRRAQSAGVPGGPRAAAPPARQTLVLQSQEYNPAKAPGRLQTRKSHPGAERVKEATGTPPPRVQTRLEQSGALTEVQTPQERSEGKKAKMNDMSTGEDESCSDSDQDPPYAVGGVHAVASQNLNQDWKPTRSLIEHVFVTDVTANLVTVTVKESPTSVGFFMHHY, from the exons ATGGAGGAGCTGAGCGCCGTGGGAGAGCAGGTCTTTGATGCGGAATGCATCCTGAACAAGCGGCTGAAGAAG gGAAAGTTGGAGTTTCTGGTGAAGTGGAGAGGCTGGTCGTCCAA ACACAACAGCTGGGAGCCCCAAGAGAACATCCTGGACCCCCGTCTGCTGGCAGCcttcaacaggaa GGAGCAAGAGAAGGAGCTTCTGATTCTTAAGAAAGGGAAGCGTCCGAGAGGACGGCCGCGGAAAATTCTA GAAAACGTTCCCGACGCTCCGAAGTCCAGCACCTCTTCATCCGGCTCCTCGTCATCctcagactcctcctcctcgtgctcctcagactcctcctcctcggatgAAGATGACGAGGACGACGACCACGTGGCTCTGGCGCCGCCGGGGGTCCGGACCCGAGACCTCCACCCCGTCCCCCAGAAGAAGGCGCAGATTCTCGTGGCCAAACCGGATCTCTCCAAAAAGCGGAGCCGCAGGCCCCCGTCGCCCGAGGCCaaggagctccagcaggggagGGGCCCCCGCAAGGGGCCCAGAGACGTCGACCTCCCCGGCGCCATCAAGAAGCCCGTTCACCCGGCGGGCTTCACCTTCATGGGGTTCCACCGGGGCGCGCCCCGCGACGCGGCATCGGCCGGTCCGACCAGGAGCTCCCcgggtctgggggggtctgtTAAAAACTGTGTGCGGTCGGTGCAgcccgcccccctctccctgAGCAGGCCCGTCCCGAGCAGGAGCCTCGGCGAGGGCAGGCTGCCCGTCTCCGGCGGCACGGACTCTGACCCGAAAGCCTCGGCGGGGCAGTCGAAAGGGGTGGCGGCGTTGAATCTGAACACCTCCAAACACCTCGTTCAAGGAGCCGCCCATCAcacgccgacccccccccac ggaCAGAAAAGGCCTCCGGCCCCCGGGGGTAAAGTGGCGCCCGCTTTGCCGCCGAACACCGCGGCGGTGGGTCAg ggccccccccctcagccgcTGAACCTCCAGGGCAGACGGGCGCAGAGCGCCGGCGTTCCCGGGGGCCCGagggccgccgcccccccggcgAGGCAGACCCTCGTCCTACAGAGCCAGGAGTATAATCCCGCCAAGGCGCCCGGGAGGCTTCAGACCAGGAAGAGCCACCCGGGGGCCGAGAGGGTCAAAGAGGCCACCgggaccccgcccccccgggtCCAAACCCGGCTGGAGCAGAGCGGCGCGCTGACGGAGGTCCAGACCCCGCAGGAGAGGTCGGAGGGCAAGAAGGCCAAGATGAACGACATGAGCACAGGCGAGGACGAGAGCTGCTCCGACTCGGACCAAGACCCCCCCTACGCGGTCGGGGGGGTTCACGCCGTCGCCTCCCAGAACCTGAATCAGGACTGGAAGCCCACGCGGAGCCTCATAGAACACGTGTTCGTCACGGACGTCACCGCCAACCTGGTCACGGTGACGGTGAAGGAGTCACCGACCAGCGTGGGCTTCTTCATGCACCACTACtga
- the nog1 gene encoding noggin-1 gives MIRTRQCVAMYLLALSLGLLTERGAGQHYYLLRPIPSDSLPLVELKEDPDPVFDPKERDLNETELKGVLGDFDSRYLSVVPPAEDKYTGNDELDDFEVQKPGGVLPKDIRAVDFDVQFGKKHKPSKKLKRRLQQWLWAYSFCPVAYTWTDLGNRFWPRFVRVGGCLSKRSCSVPEGMVCKPANSTHLTILRWRCVPRKAGLKCAWIPVQYPIITDCKCSCSS, from the coding sequence ATGATTCGAACCCGGCAGTGCGTGGCCATGTATCTGCTGGCTCTCTCCCTCGGACTCCTCACGGAAAGAGGGGCCGGGCAGCACTACTACCTTCTGCGCCCCATCCCGAGTGACAGTCTGCCCCTGGTGGAATTAAAGGAGGACCCGGACCCCGTCTTCGACCCCAAGGAGCGGGACCTTAACGAGACGGAGCTGAAGGGCGTCCTGGGGGACTTTGACAGCCGCTATTTGTCCGTGGTGCCGCCCGCGGAGGACAAGTACACCGGAAACGACGAGCTGGATGACTTTGAGGTGCAGAAGCCCGGGGGGGTGCTTCCCAAAGACATCCGGGCGGTGGACTTCGACGTCCAGTTCGGCAAGAAGCACAAGCCCAGTAAGAAGCTGAAGAGGCGGCTGCAGCAGTGGCTGTGGGCGTACTCGTTCTGCCCGGTCGCGTACACGTGGACCGACTTGGGGAACCGGTTCTGGCCGCGGTTCGTGCGCGTCGGCGGCTGCCTCAGCAAGAGGTCGTGTTCGGTTCCGGAGGGGATGGTGTGCAAACCCGCCAACTCGACCCACCTGACGATACTGAGATGGAGGTGCGTGCCGAGGAAAGCGGGGCTGAAATGCGCGTGGATACCGGTGCAGTACCCGATCATCACAGACTGCAAATGCTCCTGTTCGAGTTAA